The proteins below are encoded in one region of Alistipes indistinctus YIT 12060:
- a CDS encoding HdeD family acid-resistance protein, producing the protein MEDILKHWWLLLVGGLLFLVLGFVSLAYPMTALLSVALYIGLIALATGIMSLAFAFSNMSAGGWGWRLFEGIVDVLFGLVMLIHPMISAALIPVIIGIWVFIRGLMYLIDALSWRRNRSRDWSGYAVIGVLLMVFGFLMIIDERFGLLPVAYLLAAIFLFVGFASLIVAFSMRRAKRETA; encoded by the coding sequence ATGGAAGATATTCTCAAACATTGGTGGTTATTGCTCGTGGGCGGTCTGCTGTTTTTGGTGTTGGGCTTCGTCTCTCTGGCATACCCGATGACCGCTTTGCTTTCCGTGGCGCTTTACATCGGCCTGATCGCGCTGGCGACAGGTATTATGTCTCTGGCCTTCGCTTTCTCTAATATGTCGGCCGGCGGCTGGGGCTGGCGGCTTTTCGAAGGAATTGTCGACGTACTGTTCGGTTTGGTCATGTTGATCCATCCGATGATTTCTGCTGCGCTGATTCCGGTCATTATCGGGATATGGGTCTTTATCCGGGGACTGATGTACCTGATCGACGCGCTTTCGTGGCGGCGCAACCGTTCGCGTGACTGGAGCGGCTATGCCGTAATCGGCGTACTGTTGATGGTTTTCGGCTTTTTGATGATTATCGACGAACGTTTCGGCCTGCTGCCCGTCGCTTACCTGCTGGCCGCGATTTTCCTGTTCGTCGGCTTCGCGAGCCTGATCGTCGCCTTCAGTATGCGCCGTGCGAAAAGGGAAACGGCCTGA
- the rpmI gene encoding 50S ribosomal protein L35: protein MPKMKTNSGAKKRFDFTGSGKIKRKHAYKSHILTKKTTKQKRNLTYSGLVAPANEAAVKLLLVK, encoded by the coding sequence ATGCCTAAGATGAAAACGAATTCGGGCGCTAAGAAGCGTTTCGATTTCACGGGAAGCGGCAAAATCAAGCGCAAACACGCTTACAAAAGCCACATCCTGACCAAGAAAACCACCAAACAAAAACGCAACCTGACCTATTCGGGTCTCGTCGCACCGGCCAACGAAGCTGCCGTCAAACTGCTTCTGGTAAAGTAG
- the rplT gene encoding 50S ribosomal protein L20 → MPRSVNAVASRARRKKVLKLAKGNFGSRGNVWTVAKNTVEKGLTYAYRDRKNKKRQFRSLWIQRINAGVRAYGMTYSEFMGKVNAKGIALNRKVLADLAMNNPKAFEKVVKTVK, encoded by the coding sequence ATGCCAAGGTCAGTCAATGCTGTAGCATCAAGAGCCAGAAGAAAAAAAGTTTTAAAACTTGCCAAAGGTAACTTTGGTTCAAGGGGAAATGTCTGGACGGTCGCCAAAAATACCGTCGAGAAAGGTCTTACCTACGCCTATCGCGACCGTAAGAACAAAAAACGTCAGTTCCGCAGCCTGTGGATTCAGCGTATCAACGCCGGTGTCCGCGCTTACGGAATGACTTACTCGGAATTTATGGGCAAAGTCAACGCCAAAGGGATCGCACTCAACCGCAAGGTACTTGCCGACCTGGCGATGAACAACCCCAAAGCATTCGAAAAAGTTGTAAAAACAGTTAAATAG
- a CDS encoding YeiH family protein, which yields MSANSAVLTSNVAALRAKSTKRSAQQAAKQKILPPAARKALFFFCIVLCATPYLSAPVALLGGFLFTFLLGHPFPKLSGKATGMLLKASVVGLGFGMNIHSALQVGREGLWLTIASISTVLVLGYVIGRWFHMRRKMSHLVASGTAICGGSAIAAVAPAVKANEKETSVSLGVVFLLNSVALLLFPLLGHWLGLTQHQFGLWSAIAIHDTSSVVGASSAYGSEALNVATTVKLARALWIIPVSLLSALLFRSSGKKVSIPWFIGFFIVAMLLNSYLPFVGMFNTQLVTVSKAALVVTLFLIGSSLSVEKIRAVGFKPLLLGVLLWAVVSVGSLLAILYLG from the coding sequence ATGTCAGCAAATTCTGCCGTACTGACTTCCAATGTCGCCGCCCTCCGGGCCAAATCAACCAAACGTTCCGCTCAACAGGCCGCCAAGCAGAAAATTCTGCCGCCCGCCGCGCGCAAGGCCCTGTTCTTTTTCTGTATCGTATTGTGCGCAACGCCTTATTTGTCGGCACCGGTCGCGTTGCTGGGGGGATTCCTTTTTACATTTCTGCTGGGGCATCCTTTCCCGAAACTGAGCGGTAAAGCGACCGGCATGCTGCTGAAGGCATCGGTCGTCGGACTTGGTTTCGGTATGAATATCCATAGCGCCCTGCAGGTCGGGCGGGAGGGACTTTGGCTTACGATCGCTTCGATCAGTACGGTGCTGGTTCTCGGCTATGTTATCGGACGGTGGTTTCATATGCGCCGCAAAATGTCGCATCTGGTCGCATCGGGGACCGCAATCTGCGGGGGAAGCGCGATTGCTGCGGTGGCTCCTGCGGTCAAGGCTAATGAGAAGGAGACCTCGGTGTCGCTCGGCGTCGTGTTCCTGCTCAATTCCGTCGCGCTGCTGTTGTTCCCGTTGCTGGGACATTGGCTGGGCCTGACACAGCACCAGTTCGGCCTGTGGAGCGCTATTGCGATTCACGATACCAGCTCGGTAGTTGGAGCGTCGTCGGCTTATGGTTCCGAAGCACTGAATGTCGCGACGACCGTGAAACTGGCCCGTGCGCTGTGGATCATTCCCGTGTCGCTGCTTTCGGCGTTGTTGTTCCGGAGTTCGGGTAAAAAAGTTTCGATTCCGTGGTTCATTGGGTTCTTTATCGTGGCGATGCTACTGAACAGTTACCTGCCGTTCGTAGGGATGTTCAATACGCAGCTCGTTACGGTGTCTAAGGCCGCGTTGGTGGTAACGCTTTTCCTGATCGGATCGAGCCTTTCGGTTGAGAAGATCCGGGCGGTCGGTTTCAAACCCCTCCTGCTGGGGGTGTTGCTTTGGGCGGTAGTGTCGGTCGGTTCTCTGCTCGCGATCCTTTATCTCGGATAG
- a CDS encoding LysR substrate-binding domain-containing protein: MLTDFRLKVFKTVADRLSFTKAAAELLISQPAVTKQINELERLLGKPLFLRHGNRISLTDDGVRLLEYANRILALYGELRDAFVEEQGAFSGEIRLGASTTLSQYVLPGLLAKFRKLYPDVRVTLFNGNTEQIERQIADGKLDFGMIEGTASNPALHYELFMDDELVLVTSASNTSFTREEITAADLPALPLVIRENGSGTLDVLSRELSRHGLSLRQLHIEMQLGSTESIKHYLFYSDTFAFVSVQAVLDELAANRLRVVEVGDMELVRRFSFVTAHGQRSRLTDLFKQFCLNHYNRKL, encoded by the coding sequence ATGTTGACCGATTTCCGCCTGAAAGTCTTTAAGACCGTCGCCGACCGGCTCAGTTTTACGAAAGCTGCGGCCGAACTGCTCATTTCGCAGCCGGCCGTCACCAAGCAGATCAACGAGTTGGAACGGTTGTTGGGTAAACCGCTCTTCCTGCGTCACGGCAACCGGATCTCCCTGACCGACGACGGCGTCCGGCTGCTCGAATATGCGAACCGCATTCTGGCGTTGTACGGAGAGCTGCGTGATGCTTTTGTCGAGGAGCAGGGGGCCTTTTCGGGTGAAATCCGCCTCGGGGCGAGTACAACGCTGTCGCAATACGTGTTGCCCGGCTTGCTGGCGAAATTCCGCAAGCTCTATCCCGATGTTCGCGTTACGCTTTTTAACGGGAATACCGAACAGATCGAACGGCAGATCGCCGACGGTAAGCTGGATTTCGGCATGATCGAAGGGACCGCATCGAATCCCGCGCTGCATTACGAACTCTTCATGGATGACGAATTGGTGCTGGTGACTTCGGCCTCGAACACCTCTTTTACCCGTGAGGAGATTACAGCCGCGGACTTGCCCGCCTTGCCGTTGGTTATCCGTGAAAACGGTTCCGGAACGCTCGACGTGCTCTCCCGGGAGCTCTCCCGGCACGGCTTGTCGTTGCGGCAGTTGCACATCGAGATGCAGTTGGGCAGTACCGAGAGTATCAAGCATTACCTGTTTTATTCCGATACGTTCGCGTTCGTTTCGGTGCAGGCTGTGCTGGACGAGTTGGCGGCCAACCGGCTGCGGGTGGTCGAGGTGGGCGATATGGAACTGGTCCGCCGGTTCAGTTTTGTCACGGCCCACGGCCAGCGCAGCCGACTGACCGATCTTTTCAAACAATTCTGCCTGAATCATTATAACCGGAAGTTATAG
- the miaB gene encoding tRNA (N6-isopentenyl adenosine(37)-C2)-methylthiotransferase MiaB, with translation MNLNHVNISGLRPIVGDGRKLYIETYGCQMNAGDSEVVLSILQGDGFRYTEDPAGADVILINTCSIRDNAEQRIWGRLRELRQYKKKNKGLLVGVIGCMAERLREKLIDQEELVNLVAGPDAYRDLPRLLREAGGGAKAVNVLLSGEETYAEISPVRLDKNGVSAYISIMRGCNNMCSYCVVPYTRGAERSRDPQTILREARELFDGGYREVTLLGQNVNSYRWKNGETVAGFADLLGAVASVDPKLRVRFSTSHPKDLSDEVLHTMARYPNLCRAIHLPAQSGSTRMLELMNRKYTREWYLGRIEAIRRILPGCSISTDLIAGFCTETDDDHRQTLSLMEEVGYASAFMFKYSERPNTKAARHMADDVPDGVKTARLNEIIALQNELSLRSNRLDVGREFEVLVEGVSKRSDRQLFGRTSQNKVVVFDRGDARVGDYVRVRVTDCSSATLHGQRVE, from the coding sequence ATGAATTTGAACCATGTAAATATCAGCGGCCTGCGCCCGATTGTGGGTGACGGGCGCAAGCTTTATATCGAAACGTACGGTTGCCAGATGAACGCCGGCGACAGTGAAGTTGTGCTTTCGATCCTGCAGGGGGATGGCTTCCGGTATACGGAAGATCCCGCCGGGGCTGACGTGATCCTGATCAATACCTGCTCGATCCGGGACAATGCCGAGCAGCGCATCTGGGGACGGCTCCGCGAGTTGAGGCAGTACAAGAAAAAGAATAAGGGCTTGTTGGTCGGCGTGATCGGCTGTATGGCCGAACGGTTGCGCGAAAAGCTGATCGATCAGGAAGAGCTGGTCAATCTCGTGGCCGGTCCGGACGCTTACCGGGACCTGCCGCGCCTACTGCGCGAGGCCGGAGGGGGTGCGAAGGCTGTCAATGTGCTGTTGTCGGGCGAGGAGACTTATGCCGAAATCTCGCCTGTCCGGCTCGATAAGAACGGCGTGAGTGCTTACATTTCGATTATGCGCGGTTGTAACAACATGTGTTCGTACTGTGTGGTCCCTTACACGCGCGGAGCGGAGCGCAGCCGCGATCCGCAGACGATCCTGCGCGAGGCGCGCGAACTGTTCGACGGCGGTTACCGCGAAGTTACCCTCTTGGGGCAGAATGTCAATTCGTACCGTTGGAAGAACGGGGAAACGGTTGCCGGATTTGCCGACCTGCTCGGCGCCGTGGCGTCGGTCGACCCGAAATTGCGGGTCCGTTTTTCGACTTCTCATCCGAAAGACCTCAGCGATGAAGTGCTGCACACCATGGCGCGTTATCCGAACCTCTGCCGGGCGATCCATCTGCCCGCCCAGTCCGGCAGTACGCGGATGCTCGAACTGATGAACCGGAAATATACGCGCGAGTGGTATTTGGGGCGCATCGAAGCGATCCGCCGCATCCTGCCCGGGTGTTCGATTTCGACCGACTTGATCGCCGGGTTCTGTACCGAGACCGACGACGACCATCGCCAGACGCTTTCGCTGATGGAAGAGGTGGGCTATGCATCCGCCTTTATGTTCAAATATTCCGAGCGGCCCAATACGAAAGCCGCCCGCCACATGGCCGACGATGTGCCCGACGGGGTGAAGACCGCGCGGCTGAACGAGATCATTGCGCTGCAAAACGAACTTTCGCTGCGCAGCAACCGTCTTGATGTGGGCCGGGAGTTCGAAGTCCTCGTCGAGGGGGTGTCGAAGCGCAGCGACCGCCAGCTTTTCGGCCGCACGTCACAGAACAAAGTGGTGGTTTTCGACCGGGGCGATGCCCGGGTGGGCGATTACGTCCGGGTGCGGGTGACCGATTGTTCGTCGGCGACGTTGCACGGCCAGCGGGTGGAGTAG
- a CDS encoding YitT family protein, which translates to MEFALTEKYRRYASRRRIKSVLWLVCGSILMSAGFVLFMNPYQVVPGGVYGLGIVLHALFPSIQVGTFGLMFDIPLLLIGLKVFGRMFGAKTVTAALLIPVLMNTMTYFIGENPATMFGGKMDLSNDLFLVCIFGGVLIGAGLGMIIKTEATSGGTDIVAMLLVKYARFSFSRGVLLVDSLVVIFGMVVLGDWRLPLYSLVTIFVTTRVIDFIVDGASYDKLLFIISDRNDDIREYILEKMGRGGTFIKSSGMYTGAGREMIFLVVSRSEVSAIKGMIKEIDPQSFVVIVDAHQTYGDGFKAFPD; encoded by the coding sequence ATGGAGTTTGCTCTTACGGAAAAATACAGGCGGTACGCATCGCGGCGGCGAATCAAGTCGGTATTGTGGCTGGTTTGCGGCTCGATCCTGATGTCGGCCGGTTTCGTGTTGTTCATGAATCCCTACCAGGTGGTACCGGGCGGCGTCTACGGTCTGGGTATCGTGCTCCATGCGCTGTTCCCGTCGATACAGGTGGGTACGTTCGGCCTGATGTTCGATATTCCGCTGCTGCTGATCGGACTGAAAGTGTTCGGGCGGATGTTCGGTGCGAAAACGGTTACCGCCGCGCTGCTGATCCCGGTGCTGATGAATACGATGACCTATTTCATCGGCGAGAATCCGGCGACGATGTTCGGCGGCAAAATGGATTTGAGCAACGACCTGTTCCTGGTCTGCATCTTCGGCGGCGTGTTGATCGGTGCCGGACTGGGCATGATCATCAAGACCGAAGCTACCTCGGGAGGGACGGATATCGTGGCGATGCTGCTGGTCAAATATGCGCGTTTTTCATTCTCACGCGGGGTGCTGCTGGTCGATTCGCTCGTGGTGATCTTCGGTATGGTCGTTTTGGGAGACTGGCGCTTGCCGCTTTACTCTTTAGTCACTATCTTTGTCACCACCCGGGTGATCGACTTTATCGTCGACGGCGCCAGTTACGACAAGTTGCTCTTTATCATTTCCGACCGCAACGATGATATCCGCGAATACATTCTCGAAAAGATGGGGCGCGGGGGAACGTTTATCAAATCTTCCGGCATGTATACCGGCGCCGGACGCGAGATGATCTTCCTGGTGGTGAGCCGCAGCGAGGTGTCGGCGATCAAGGGAATGATCAAAGAGATCGACCCGCAGTCGTTCGTCGTGATCGTCGATGCGCACCAGACTTACGGCGACGGCTTCAAGGCGTTCCCCGATTAG
- the plsY gene encoding glycerol-3-phosphate 1-O-acyltransferase PlsY encodes MALNILLVIVAYLLGSIPSAVWIGKRFYGIDVREHGSHNAGATNTLRTLGRRAALPVFAIDILKGFTAVMLSHLSGYAPGSDAMFNFKIMLVAAAVVGHIFPIFAGFKGGKGVATLAGAVAGVYPPAVGLCLIVFIIVLALSHYVSLSSMSAGIAFPIFIVLVFGERSASLIVFSCVIAVLLLLTHRKNIGRLIHHTESKIYLGKRKDA; translated from the coding sequence ATGGCACTCAATATCTTACTGGTTATCGTCGCTTACCTGCTGGGATCGATCCCGAGCGCGGTATGGATCGGCAAACGTTTCTACGGCATCGACGTGCGCGAACACGGCAGTCACAACGCCGGGGCTACGAACACGCTGCGCACGCTCGGCCGGCGCGCGGCGCTCCCGGTCTTCGCGATCGACATCCTCAAAGGGTTCACAGCAGTGATGCTCTCCCACCTGTCGGGATACGCGCCGGGCAGCGATGCGATGTTCAATTTCAAAATCATGTTGGTAGCCGCCGCGGTAGTGGGCCATATCTTCCCTATCTTCGCCGGGTTCAAGGGTGGCAAGGGCGTCGCCACACTGGCCGGCGCCGTCGCCGGAGTCTACCCTCCCGCCGTCGGGCTATGCCTCATCGTTTTTATAATCGTACTGGCACTCTCGCATTACGTATCGCTCAGCTCGATGAGCGCCGGAATCGCCTTCCCGATCTTTATCGTCCTCGTTTTCGGTGAACGCTCCGCCTCGCTGATCGTTTTCAGCTGCGTAATCGCCGTGCTACTGCTGCTGACCCACCGCAAGAACATCGGGCGGCTCATCCATCACACCGAATCGAAAATCTATCTCGGCAAGAGAAAAGACGCTTAA
- a CDS encoding glycosyl hydrolase family 95 catalytic domain-containing protein: MKISGYIHGLIAVCSKYGDMYKNASGKMGQLAGSTLVLSLLVLLSGCGSSPVGYTPSPHDLVFDSLAGKWDEAVPLGNGQVGALVWQKGDRLRFSLDRVDLWDLRPTEGMTWDKPVYDWICEQWQNNTYGTVQELLDEPYGRLPAPSKIPAGALEFHTADWGAADSVRLYVQNAVCKVWWPSGRTLEAFVQSDGPCGWFRFTGIDSLRPEIVAPAYAQAGASAEDDAHSGQELHTLGYPQGVVHMKGRTITYVQPGWNGFQYAIAVTWKKTRGGIEGVWSVQSTYGGNSVKNIASDVRETLGEGYADAYKVHRAWWQRFWDKSVVSLPDSVLEKQWYLEQYKFGSAARADMPPITLQAVWTADNGKLPPWKGDFHHDLNTQLSYWPAYGANHLDEEIGFTNWLWSHRDAFRRYTEGFFGRGGLNVPGVTTLDGEPMGGWCQYSMSPTVSAWLGHHFYLHWRYSGDRTYLEERAYPWIAGTATFLEQLSVKDAQGRRRLPLGSSPEINDNRREAWFPTMTNYDLALTRFTFDKAAELAGALGKSDEAAHWRQVGSEWGDYVYDESGLNFAEGLPYTESHRHFSHLMAFHPLGLLDPSQGDSVRRILQNSMETLERIGPEWWCGYSYSWVGGMWARMGDGERAAAALRDFAQCFCLKNSFHANGDQSRSGKSNFTYRPFTLEGNMAFASSLQEMLLQSHTGTVRIFPAIPPSWKDVSFRTLRTEGAFLVSAAMRDGKVSEVKVCSTVGGPLRVLNTFSRPIEAKGVVCPPGEVFEANLTPGEELTLL; the protein is encoded by the coding sequence ATGAAAATTTCGGGTTATATCCATGGCCTCATCGCCGTTTGCAGCAAATACGGGGATATGTACAAGAACGCTTCCGGGAAGATGGGGCAATTGGCGGGTAGTACGTTGGTGCTGAGCCTTCTGGTGTTACTTTCGGGTTGCGGAAGTTCTCCGGTGGGTTATACCCCTTCGCCGCATGATCTGGTGTTCGATTCGTTGGCCGGTAAATGGGACGAAGCCGTTCCGCTGGGCAACGGTCAGGTCGGGGCTTTGGTGTGGCAGAAAGGCGACCGGCTGCGCTTTTCGCTCGATCGGGTCGATTTGTGGGACCTGCGCCCGACCGAAGGGATGACGTGGGATAAGCCCGTTTACGATTGGATTTGCGAACAGTGGCAGAACAATACCTACGGAACCGTGCAGGAGTTGTTGGACGAACCGTACGGCCGGCTTCCGGCGCCGAGCAAGATTCCCGCCGGGGCGCTCGAATTCCATACGGCCGATTGGGGGGCGGCCGACTCCGTGCGGCTTTATGTCCAAAATGCCGTCTGCAAGGTATGGTGGCCTTCGGGCAGGACGCTGGAGGCCTTTGTTCAGTCCGACGGCCCGTGCGGCTGGTTCCGCTTTACGGGTATCGACAGCCTGCGCCCGGAGATCGTCGCGCCCGCCTATGCGCAGGCCGGAGCATCGGCCGAGGACGACGCCCACTCGGGACAGGAGCTCCATACGCTCGGCTATCCGCAGGGTGTCGTTCACATGAAAGGCCGCACGATCACCTATGTGCAACCGGGATGGAACGGGTTCCAGTATGCGATTGCCGTGACGTGGAAAAAGACGCGCGGTGGTATCGAAGGAGTCTGGAGCGTGCAGTCCACTTATGGCGGGAACAGTGTGAAGAATATTGCCTCAGATGTGCGTGAAACGCTCGGCGAAGGGTATGCGGACGCCTATAAGGTGCACCGCGCCTGGTGGCAGCGGTTCTGGGACAAATCGGTCGTTTCGTTGCCCGACAGCGTGCTGGAAAAGCAGTGGTATCTGGAGCAGTACAAATTCGGCTCGGCGGCACGCGCCGATATGCCGCCGATTACGTTGCAGGCCGTTTGGACGGCCGACAACGGGAAGTTGCCGCCCTGGAAAGGGGATTTTCACCACGACCTGAATACGCAATTGAGCTATTGGCCGGCATACGGGGCTAACCACCTGGACGAGGAGATCGGTTTCACGAACTGGCTGTGGAGTCACCGCGACGCTTTCCGACGTTATACGGAAGGATTTTTCGGGCGTGGAGGACTGAATGTGCCGGGGGTGACGACGCTCGACGGCGAACCGATGGGCGGATGGTGCCAGTATTCGATGTCGCCGACCGTTTCGGCGTGGCTCGGACACCATTTTTACCTGCACTGGCGTTATAGCGGCGACCGTACTTACCTCGAGGAGCGCGCCTATCCGTGGATCGCCGGGACGGCGACTTTCCTTGAGCAGCTGTCGGTGAAGGATGCGCAGGGCCGCCGTAGGCTGCCGCTCGGTTCCTCGCCCGAGATCAACGATAACCGCCGGGAGGCGTGGTTCCCGACGATGACCAATTACGATCTCGCGTTGACCCGGTTCACATTCGACAAGGCGGCCGAGTTGGCCGGTGCTTTGGGTAAAAGTGACGAAGCGGCCCATTGGCGGCAGGTCGGCAGCGAGTGGGGCGATTATGTGTACGATGAGAGCGGCCTTAATTTCGCAGAGGGGCTGCCTTATACGGAATCGCACCGCCATTTCTCCCACCTGATGGCGTTCCATCCGCTCGGACTGCTCGATCCGTCGCAGGGCGACAGTGTGCGGAGGATTTTGCAAAACAGCATGGAGACGCTCGAGCGGATTGGGCCCGAATGGTGGTGCGGGTATTCGTACAGTTGGGTCGGAGGTATGTGGGCCCGTATGGGCGACGGGGAGCGGGCTGCGGCCGCGCTGCGCGATTTCGCACAATGCTTTTGCCTGAAGAACAGCTTCCATGCCAACGGCGACCAAAGCCGGAGCGGCAAATCGAATTTTACGTACCGGCCTTTTACGCTAGAGGGGAATATGGCGTTCGCTTCGTCGCTGCAGGAGATGCTGTTGCAAAGCCATACCGGAACCGTTCGCATTTTTCCGGCGATTCCGCCGTCGTGGAAGGATGTTTCGTTCCGTACGCTGCGGACCGAAGGGGCATTTCTGGTTTCAGCGGCGATGCGGGACGGCAAAGTGTCGGAAGTGAAAGTGTGTTCGACGGTCGGCGGTCCGCTGCGCGTGCTCAATACGTTTTCCCGTCCGATCGAAGCTAAAGGCGTCGTATGTCCGCCGGGCGAAGTTTTCGAGGCGAATCTTACTCCGGGTGAGGAATTGACTTTGCTGTAG
- a CDS encoding DUF3089 domain-containing protein → MKPFQVLPKYIYPLCFFFLVFACGKGPSDPVSAGLDYSDSSCWFEGNRAPRDKKVDIFYVGPTCIWDYTDSSGRRQHHMDVFDPRQRGLVDPSVRLAESVLSDSCNFFSPYYRQISMDSWLSLDTAVIGKRFQLAYRDVADAFRYYLKHCNEGRPFILAGHSQGAKAVIELLKREMEPGIYRRLVAVYAIGFTVTPQEIDDYPYLRIAKDSMDVGVVIGFNSVTKREAVSPLFNGNVVCINPLNWKTDATPGVSYQGFTAAIDPVVHAIVVEGVDEEKYYIPSVEALLPKGNLHVAEFDLYRDNLRKNVLQRIHAFERRPNR, encoded by the coding sequence ATGAAACCGTTTCAGGTTCTCCCGAAGTATATATATCCGCTTTGCTTCTTCTTTTTGGTCTTCGCTTGCGGGAAGGGTCCTTCGGACCCTGTGAGCGCAGGGTTGGATTATTCCGATAGCAGCTGTTGGTTTGAGGGAAATCGGGCTCCACGGGATAAGAAGGTCGACATTTTTTATGTGGGGCCGACCTGTATTTGGGATTATACGGATAGTTCGGGGCGAAGACAGCACCATATGGATGTTTTTGATCCCCGGCAACGCGGGTTGGTAGATCCGTCTGTCCGGTTGGCGGAGAGTGTCTTGTCAGATAGTTGTAATTTTTTCTCCCCGTATTATCGCCAGATCTCGATGGATAGCTGGTTGTCTTTGGATACGGCGGTTATCGGGAAGCGTTTTCAGTTGGCTTACCGGGATGTGGCGGATGCCTTCCGTTATTATTTGAAGCATTGTAACGAAGGACGTCCTTTTATCCTGGCCGGACATAGTCAGGGGGCGAAGGCTGTGATCGAATTGCTGAAACGTGAAATGGAGCCTGGGATCTACCGGCGGCTGGTTGCGGTTTATGCCATCGGATTTACGGTCACTCCGCAGGAGATCGATGACTATCCTTATTTACGGATCGCCAAAGACTCGATGGATGTAGGGGTGGTTATCGGATTTAACAGCGTAACGAAACGGGAAGCCGTGTCTCCATTGTTCAACGGGAATGTCGTGTGCATAAATCCCTTGAACTGGAAGACGGATGCTACTCCGGGCGTCTCTTATCAGGGTTTTACCGCCGCTATCGATCCTGTTGTCCATGCGATCGTTGTGGAGGGTGTGGATGAGGAGAAATATTATATCCCCAGTGTCGAAGCGCTGTTGCCTAAAGGAAATCTGCATGTAGCGGAGTTCGATCTTTATCGAGATAACCTGAGGAAAAACGTTTTACAACGCATACATGCGTTTGAACGCCGCCCGAATAGGTAA
- a CDS encoding SagB/ThcOx family dehydrogenase encodes MSQNTEMKLPAPQKTGGMPLMEALSKRATNRSLDPARSLSDQQLSNLLWAAWGINRPDGRRTAASAMNRQEIDLYLVGRKAAYLYDAKEHSLKLVAEGDHRSEVSSQDFAKNGDWIVIFAADYDKMGGGNEAIAGIDAGLIAQNIYLYGASEGLGVVVHASVDRDTISKVLKLRPAQHIMIAQTVGIPTR; translated from the coding sequence ATGTCGCAAAATACCGAAATGAAACTGCCCGCTCCGCAGAAAACCGGCGGAATGCCGCTAATGGAAGCGCTTTCGAAACGGGCTACGAACCGTTCGCTCGATCCTGCCCGCTCGCTTTCCGACCAGCAACTGTCGAACCTGCTGTGGGCCGCATGGGGAATCAACCGCCCCGACGGACGGCGGACGGCCGCCTCGGCGATGAACCGCCAGGAGATCGACCTCTACCTCGTCGGCCGCAAAGCCGCCTACCTGTACGATGCCAAAGAACATTCGCTCAAATTGGTCGCCGAGGGTGACCACCGCAGCGAGGTAAGTTCGCAGGACTTCGCCAAGAACGGCGACTGGATCGTCATCTTCGCCGCCGATTACGACAAAATGGGCGGCGGGAACGAAGCCATTGCCGGCATCGACGCGGGCCTGATCGCACAGAACATATACCTCTATGGAGCATCGGAAGGATTGGGCGTCGTCGTACATGCCTCGGTCGACCGCGATACGATCTCAAAAGTGCTGAAACTGCGTCCCGCCCAGCACATCATGATCGCCCAAACCGTGGGTATTCCAACCAGATAG